TCTGTCTAGCCCAAGTATCTTATTTTAGTTTTGAATGCATTTGAAGTACTTTCTATTAATATGAAATGCTTCATCTGAAATCTGAAGAATCTGTAAAGACCTGAAAGGGTCACGGATGGCCAGGGCAGAAGGCTGCTTTACTTGGTGGGTGGGGACTCTTCACTTGGCAACACATGGATGTACCAGCTGTTTAGTTCAGCAGTGTCCTCTCGTGGGTCTTGCACGTGAGTCTGACTTACCAAAACTCCACGTGAGTCTGTCTCTGCTGACATCACTGCCAATCAGTCTGActctgcagcagcagcaagaagccacagcgcaccaccagaagtttctttgtgcatttgtctctatggagtcccgacaAAAGGAGCTCAATCagtacatgtgtgtcattagcaaagaatccttcaccaCGTGTCCTTTcgtgtgcttgctttagcagaacatcctctctcctgtgtctgcttcagtgaaagtCTGCTTTAGGAAGacactccttcacgtgtttgctccagcaaaacaccatccaacataactgactttccaatgaacccttaagtttccacttcatgtgtgtgtggtggggtgctggggatgaaacccagTCTCACACTTGTCTACACCCTAGccatagaaatttaaaatgagtATTTTGCTATATTATTTGGTTTCAACTTAGAGGTGTTGGgatgagggctgaagagatgactcagtggttaagaactctggctgctcttcccgaggtcatgagttcaattctcagcaaccacatggtggcttgtaaCCATCTATgggggatctgatggcctcttcaggcaagtggacatacatgcagcagattactcatacattaaatacaatttttaaaaaagatttattcttgcatgctctatctgcatgtacacctgcattccagaagagagcattagatgcCATTATAGATgtttatgagctaccatgtaggtgccgggaattaaactcaggacctctggaagagcaaccagtgctcttaaccactgagccatcagtcgggtggtggtggcgcacacctgtaatcctagcactctgggaggcagaggcaggtggatttctgagtttgaggccagcctggtctacagagtgagttctaggacagctagggctacacagagaaaccctgtctcaaaaaaaaaaaaaaaaaaaaaaaaaaaaccaaaaaagaaaaaaaatcactgagccatctcactagccctaaataaattttttaaatcctaacagaggcagaggttggcaaatcttgagttcaagaccagcctggtctacatagctagttctaggactgttaggactacacaaagaaaccctgtgtaaaccaaacaacaaacaaaaagcaaaacaaaaaggaattggGGTGGAAAGGCTCACTTCTCACAGCCTttcaaattaaacactttttataTTTCAGTTCCACCACCCAAGCAGTTAACATTTTCTAACTGCATTGTGTCAGCCAGCCAcgggcaaacacacacactcgagtgagggagagggagggacataGAGAGGCAAGGACTTATGATATAGCCCAGGCCAACCTTGGGCTTGTAATCCGACTGCCACTTCTCCAGTTCTGGGATaataggtatgtaccaccacacccaggttttgttcagttctttctttACAGTTCTTAGTTTCACAGACTAAGGTAAGATAATTTATTGTTGTTACTTTATATGTTATTGGAATATTAGTCATAATTACACTGGTTTTGCCATCATTTCCATGcacattttgctttgctttagtaCCCTTGTTAATGAAGTTTTAGTAAAAAGCTCCTGCTCCAGGAGTTCTAGCAGACTTGTTTGGCCACCGGTCTCAGTTTGCCAGAGACAAATAATGATGAATGATAAAGAGTTTTTATTAAAGTGTCCATGatgagaaaaacaggaaaaggggTTTGCTTGTACCAAGTTTGTCTTTGAAGAGCTGACAGGAACTTTGAGATTTTATAAaaaagggaaatgggaggggcttGAGGTTTGCATAGATGGCAGAGCCTGTGATCTGGTCAGGTGATCTGGTCAAGTCCTGGGCTTGCAAGGGCTTCTGGAGAACTCGTGATTGACGTCATCACTCCGaggcctcagcctcccaccaTAGTTAATTGCCCTCATTTGGGAGGTGATCTGTCCTGCCCGCTCGCTCTTTGCTTGGGAGTAGTCTTGGTTCCTTGTCAAAAAGATGCTTCCAGATCAGCCTTGTCATCCCTTGAATTCAAGAGACCTACAGAAGAAAGTGAGTGACTTaggaaaattgtttttaaaaaatgaaaggaagaagccaGAGAGTGGTATCCTTCATCTTCCTAGCTTAGTGTTAATTTCTAAGACTATTTATACagagtcagagttttgactgggAAGAGTTTGGATCTATTCACAAATATGCTTTAGATGTATTTAGTTGTATTGGGGGAGTCCTCTTATTCTTCGTTTAGAGAGCGTGCGTGGTGCACGCGGAGGGGCGGGGccgggagggggcggggcggcgGCTGGAGCCAGGGCTATGCAGTTAAGAGCGCCTGTTGCTATTCCAGAAGGTCCGGATTTGAATTCCATCATCCACAGGACAGATAACAAacatctataacttcagttccagtggCTCAGATGCCATCTTCCGTCCCCGGCCCCAACTAGGCACGAACACGGTGTACAGACACGGACGCAGGCAAAAACAtcaaatactaaaaacaaaaacaaaaacctccaacaaaacaaaacccacacgcACAAGCACCTCCCTAAACTCATGTATAACATATCCAGTAGTTTTAGCTGTTTGGCCTACAGAAATGCACCCCACAGTAGAAATATTGGCGTCATCACTAATTCGTTTATACACATATCCAGTCTCCACAAGTTCAACTTCCCCAAACTCACTCTGGCCTTACCTCAACCACAGTTTGCCTTAGAGACTGCGCTTACGCTTTCCCTTACCCAGAGAGCTTTCCCGCATCAGCCAGCATGTTTAATAATCATATTTTTCCCTTAGCGCCGATGATGAGCTAGCTGGAAGGCAGTCACGCTCTTGGGCACCACTTGCTCCctagctccctcttctggcaGCAGCTGCCCTCTGCCGCCGGAACATCTTTTTGCGTGGCCCCAGCGCGCCGCGGAGGAATTTTGGCGGCGCACTCCGACTGCCGGCACTTCCGGCGAGGGTCGTCTAGTCAAGGCCGTTGGGTCCACGGTTGGATATCTGCGGGGTCCCGAGGCTGTGGAGGCCGGAGAGAGGCGGACAGGAGAGGCCCGGAGCTGAGGACCGAGGTGCAAAGCCGGGGTTGGCGTCGGGGGCTTGGTGGGGGACCTGGAAGGCGGAGGGAGCGGCGTGTGCGGGAGACCAGCAGCTTCCGCCCGCGGGTTGGTCCTCGCTCCCGGGGCTGCCGTTTGCCTTGGATCTCGGGCTGTGGAGCCTGAGGCGAGTCTCCCGCGCCTGAGCTGCCCATCTCTGCACACCAGGGGCAGTAAGTGACCGCCGTCCGCCGCGCCGCGCCGCGTCTCGGGGGTGTGTGGGCGGCGCGCCCGGGCCGACGGGAAGCACGCTGCGGATGTTTGAGCTTCTCGGGCTGGGTGGTGTGAAGACTGAAAGCCTAGGGAACGGCTTCGCTCTCTGCAGTTTGGGAGTTCCAACTTCTTCCCTGTCGGATTCTCCGTGATAAAAAGATGCCCCGTATATCCAGCCAAACCTTGTACAGCGTTTACTCattgcccctcccctcctccccctctcctctcctcccctccccactcctctcctcccctccccactcccctcctctcctcccctccccactcccctcctcccctctcctcctcccctctcctctcctcccctcccctctcctctcctctactcccctcccctctcctctcctcccctccccactcctctcctcccctccccactcctctcctcccctccccactcccctcctctcctcccctcccctccccactcccctcctcccttcccctccccactcccctcctcccctctcctctactcccctcccctctccgctcctctactcccctcccctctcctctcctctactcccctccccactcctctcctcccctcccctctactcccctcccctctcgcttccctttcctcccctcccctttcttccctccttctcccttccccctctcctcctctcccctctctttccctctcctcccctctccctcctctcccctcccttcccctctctttccctccccttctctcccctccccctcccctcccctctccctcccctcccctctccctccctccttccaactatctccgactgtcctggaactctctttgtaggtagaccagggtggccttgaactcaagagttctgcctgtctctgcctctgcctctgcctctgaagcgctgggattaaaggcataataACTTCACTACAGCCAGGCTCCTCGTAGTTTTTAAGTTTTActtctttggtttttcgagacaagagtTTCTTAGTCtttcagagccctggctgttctagactCGGTTAGTCAACCCGACTGGCCTGAgttcagagatccgcctgccgcTGCCCTCCTGTATCTGAGTAAAAGAAGCCAATCCTCCTCCTTCTGGagttatttgtcttttatttccaCCTCACCTCCATCAATTGCACAGTGTCCaggcagaattttatttttatgttcacaGTAAATGCAGAAAACAAGTTATCAGATGTTCAGTTTTTTGACTGTTTAATACCCAGTACTCTACCCGGATGGCACCAAGATTGTTACAGTATTGGAATAGCTCATGTAAAGTTAttggtacttttattttttcaagatggCTAGGCTGTTAGGTTGGAATTGATGGAGGtgataaaagataaaagataGCTATCTCCAGAAGCAGGATTGGCTTCCCAGTGGAGGGCCATAGTCTTTCTGTGGCACTGGAGATTGTGGTACTGTGGAGCATGTGGCTTGAGGGGCTTGAGGCTTATTTTGTAGCCCAGTTTGGGCTTGAAGAGACAAGGGTACATCAGGGTGAGAGGCTCAGTGCGTAATTCTCTGCCTTCGTTCTCTGTCTGCAGTCTCAGATAGGAACTGTGTGGCTGCCAGTTATTCTGGGATGCTGGGCAAGCATTTGGAGTCTGAGGTAGTTTTACCTTttaaagacagggtatcaagttTTCTGAGACAAATGATGAGAGAGACTTCTTAACTCAGTGGGAAGTACACAGAATTTCATTAATAACATTCTGCTGCAGCAGGTTTCATAAAAAGCCCCTTAGGACTAGTCTCCAGGCTTCTGAccgttttctttctttgagagaaGTTTACTTCGTGTGTAGCCGTGGTTCTCCTGGAACCTGCTCCATAGACCATGCTGGCTGTGCTACCACAGCCCAACTGAGAATAGTTACCGAATAAAATGAGCTTCATCctgatatttttttgtttgtttgttttttggatttggttttttcgagacagggtttctctgtgtaaccctggctgtcctggaactcactctgtagaccaggctggcctcgaactcag
Above is a genomic segment from Apodemus sylvaticus chromosome 16, mApoSyl1.1, whole genome shotgun sequence containing:
- the LOC127666675 gene encoding uncharacterized protein LOC127666675, translated to MENPTGKKLELPNCRERSRSLGFQSSHHPAREAQTSAACFPSARARRPHTPETRRGAADGGHLLPLVCRDGQLRRGRLASGSTARDPRQTAAPGARTNPRAEAAGLPHTPLPPPSRSPTKPPTPTPALHLGPQLRASPVRLSPASTASGPRRYPTVDPTALTRRPSPEVPAVGVRRQNSSAARWGHAKRCSGGRGQLLPEEGAREQVVPKSVTAFQLAHHRR